The following is a genomic window from Geobacillus subterraneus.
GGTGGAAAAACAAGTGGAAGTGAAATTAAAAACCGGGCTGCAGGCGCGCCCGGCGGCGTTGTTCGTCCAAGAAGCGAACCGTTTTTCCGCTGATGTGTTTTTGGAAAAAGACGGAAAACGGGTCAACGCGAAAAGCATTATGGGCTTGATGAGCCTCGCCATCGGCCATGGAGCGGTGATCACGCTCATTGCCGACGGTCCGGATGAGCAAGAAGCGATCGAAAAGCTCGCCGCCTATGTGCAAAAGGAAAAGTAAAGCAGCGTGTGGGGCTGGCGGGGAAAGGAATGGAAAAGGCTGCTCCGTTTTTGTCGGAAGCAGCCTTTTTTCGTCAATGTCGGTGCAGGCGCAGCTCTATAGCGGTTCTGCCAACGTGTGCATGCCTTATTTTTCATCAGCGCGCGTCAGCACGCGGTCAATGATGCCGTATTCCATTGCTTTTTGCGCGGTCATAAAGTTGTCGCGGTCCGTATCGCGCTCGATCACTTCGATCGGCTGGCCGGTGTTTTCCGATAAAATGCGGTTCAATTTGTCGCGCAAGAACAAAATGCGCTTCGCTGCGATTTCGATTTCCGTCGCTTGCCCTTGGGCGCCGCCGAGCGGTTGGTGGATCATGATTTCACTGTTTGGCAAGGCGAACCGTTTCCCTTTCGCACCGGCGGCAAGCAAAAACGCCCCCATGGAAGCGGCCATGCCGATGCAAATTGTCGATACGTCCGGTTTGATGAACTGCATCGTGTCGTAAATCGCCAGGCCAGCTGTGATCGAGCCGCCCGGGCTGTTAATGTAAAGAGAGATGTCTTTTTCCGGGTCTTCCGCCGCCAAAAACAACAGCTGCGACACGATCGAGTTCGCCACTTGGTCGTCGATCGGGCTGCCAAGGAAAATAATGCGGTCTTTCAGCAGCCGTGAATAAATGTCGTACGCCCGCTCCCCGCGGTTCGTCTGTTCGATGACAGTCGGGATTAAATACATGCCAAACGCCTCCTTTTCCATCATAAGGATCTCTATGTACGCCTTAATCATACATGAATGGTCAATGAAGGTCAAACAAAACGCCTTCTCCCATTCATCTATATACATATTCGCGAACAGCGGCGGACATCCCTCTTTTCATCATAACCGCTTTTTCAGTTTTTAAACCACTGTTTCTCCTGCTGCCTTTGTTGGCGATGGCGGCAAAAAGGATAAACATGGCGCGAGGAATAGCTGTCCAATTTTTCCTCTTTTTTATTTCATTTTTCCTCTTGCATTTTGGTGTGATCCTGCTATAATAGAACATGCAACGGAACGAAGCAGCAAAAACAACAGCATATGATGCCCTCGTAGTGTAGTGGATAGCACGAGAGATTCCGGTTCTCTTAGCGTGGGTTCGAATCCTGCCGAGGGCGCTAAGCGTATAGGATCTATCATTTTTCAGTACGACCGCGTTTGCGGTCGTTTTTCGTTTTGATCGCTACATAGGGTCAGAAGAAGGGGGTGTTTTTAGTTCCCTTCGTCCGTTTGCCTGCAGGCAGCCGTCAAAAATTTCTCCTACCTCCTCCCCTTCCCGTCGTGTACAATAAAAAGAAAAGGGGGGCGTGACGATGAGGGCGGAGTTAAGGCAGGAGCAGCGGCTGCAGTTGTCGCTGACGAAAGAACTCGTGCAGGCGATTGAATTGCTGCAGTATTCCGCGATGGATTTGGAAGCGTTTTTATATGAGCGGTCGTTGGAAAACCCGTTTTTGGAAATTCGCCGCAGCCGGGTGCGGCAGCGGGCTCATCGGGCCGAACGGGATCAAAAGCAGTGGCTGGAGAACATCGGGGCCCGGCAGGAGACGCTCGTTGGCCATTTGCTTTCTCAGCTGCCTTCGCTCAAGCTGGCCGACCGGGATGAGCGCATCGTTCGCTGTCTCATCGCTTCGCTTGATGAGGACGGCTATTTGCGTGTCCCGCTCATTGAGCTGGCGGCGCAATTTTCTGCGTCGGAACGGGAGATGGAGCGGGGGCTGCGCCTCGTTCAGTCGCTCGACCCGCCGGGAGTTGGGGCGCGTGATTTGGCCGAGTGCCTTCGTTTGCAGCTGGAGCGCCTTCCGGAGCGCGACGAGCTGGCGGAAAGGATCGTCCGCTACCATTTTGTCCCCTTTGCGGAAAAGTCGTGGAAAACGCTGGCCAAGCAGCTTGGCGTCGGCCTTGGCGAGCTGCAGCGCGTCTTTGAGCTCATTCGCTCGCTCGAGCCGCGGCCGGGCATTCACTATTCGAGCGACAAGCCGCCTTTGGTGGTGCCGGATGTGATCGTCGCCAGGGGGGCGGATGGGGACTGGATGGTCGTTTACAATGATGACATCTATCCGGAGCTTGGTTGGAACCGGGGGTACGAGCAGCGCATTGCCGCATCCGGCGACCGGCAGGCCGAACAGTTTATCAAAGAAAAATACCGGCAGTTTGCGTGGCTTGCGAAAAGCCTTGAACAGCGCAAGCAGACGCTGCTTCAGCTAATGGCGGTCATCGTGGAACGCCAGCGCCCGTGCTTGGAATTCGGGCTTTCCGCGCTCAAACCGATGACGATGCGCGAGGTGGCCGAGGAACTGGGGGTGCACGAATCGACGGTGAGCCGTGCGGTGCGCCATAAATATGCGCAAACGCCGTTCGGCACGATCGAACTGCGCCGCTTTTTTTCGAGCGCGGCTACCGCCGATGCGACAGATGAGGCCGCTTCGTCGACTCAAGTGAAAGCGATCATCCAAGAGTTGATCGCAGCCGAAGATCCGCAGGCGCCGCTTTCCGACCAGCAGCTCGCCGATTTGCTTCACGAGCGGCACGGCATCGCCATCTCGCGGCGAACGGTGGCGAAATACCGCGAGCAGCTGCGCATTCCGTCCTCGGCGAAGCGGAAGCAATACACGAATTTGTAAATCATGCATAAGATGGAAGAGAGGAAGAAACTGATGCACATCCGTTTGTATACAAAAACGAACTGCCCGCTTTGTGAAAAAGCCAAGGCGGTGTTGATGGAGCTGCAGGCGGACGTTCCGTTTACGATCGAAGAGTTGGATATTTATGAAGATGATGCGCTGCTTGAAAAATACCAGTTGATGATTCCGGTGGTGGAACTCAACGGCGAAGAAATCGGTTACGGGATGATTGAAAAAGAAACGGTGAGAAAGCGGTTGCGGCAGGCGCAAAAAAGTTGAACACCACCTTTCCTCCTGCTATAATGAAAATGGCGCGGGAGGAATTTTTTATCGACTGGCGGGACATAATATGTCACACCGGGACGTATGATGTCCCTGAGTTCGATCGGGGAGAAAGGGCCGATGCAACCGTTATTAGAGGCACAAAAAAAATTATTGCCTGACTTGCTTGACGTTATGCAAAAACGATATCAAATTTTGCATTCCATTTCACTTATGGCGCCGATCGGGAGGCGGGCGCTGGCGGCGAGCCTCGGCATGAGCGAGCGGGTGCTTCGATCGGAAACCGAGTTTTTGAAAGGGCAAAACTTGCTTTCCGCCGATGTGTCAGGCATGCGGTTAACAGAGGAAGGGCAGGCGCTGCTTCACACGCTTAATGACTTGATGCGGGAAGCGCTTGGGCTCAAGGAAT
Proteins encoded in this region:
- a CDS encoding HPr family phosphocarrier protein, which translates into the protein MVEKQVEVKLKTGLQARPAALFVQEANRFSADVFLEKDGKRVNAKSIMGLMSLAIGHGAVITLIADGPDEQEAIEKLAAYVQKEK
- the clpP gene encoding ATP-dependent Clp endopeptidase proteolytic subunit ClpP, with the protein product MYLIPTVIEQTNRGERAYDIYSRLLKDRIIFLGSPIDDQVANSIVSQLLFLAAEDPEKDISLYINSPGGSITAGLAIYDTMQFIKPDVSTICIGMAASMGAFLLAAGAKGKRFALPNSEIMIHQPLGGAQGQATEIEIAAKRILFLRDKLNRILSENTGQPIEVIERDTDRDNFMTAQKAMEYGIIDRVLTRADEK
- the rpoN gene encoding RNA polymerase factor sigma-54; protein product: MRAELRQEQRLQLSLTKELVQAIELLQYSAMDLEAFLYERSLENPFLEIRRSRVRQRAHRAERDQKQWLENIGARQETLVGHLLSQLPSLKLADRDERIVRCLIASLDEDGYLRVPLIELAAQFSASEREMERGLRLVQSLDPPGVGARDLAECLRLQLERLPERDELAERIVRYHFVPFAEKSWKTLAKQLGVGLGELQRVFELIRSLEPRPGIHYSSDKPPLVVPDVIVARGADGDWMVVYNDDIYPELGWNRGYEQRIAASGDRQAEQFIKEKYRQFAWLAKSLEQRKQTLLQLMAVIVERQRPCLEFGLSALKPMTMREVAEELGVHESTVSRAVRHKYAQTPFGTIELRRFFSSAATADATDEAASSTQVKAIIQELIAAEDPQAPLSDQQLADLLHERHGIAISRRTVAKYREQLRIPSSAKRKQYTNL
- a CDS encoding glutaredoxin family protein; translation: MHIRLYTKTNCPLCEKAKAVLMELQADVPFTIEELDIYEDDALLEKYQLMIPVVELNGEEIGYGMIEKETVRKRLRQAQKS